TGTCGCCCACGCCTCCAGTCGAATGTTTGTCGATGGTGAAGGTGTTCAGCGGACCCGCATCAAAGGTATCGCCGGAGAAGCGCATTGCCGAGGTAAGCGTCGCCAGTTCATGAGCATCCAGGCCGCGTTCAAACACCGCCATCAGAAGGGAAGCGATCTGCGCGTCGGTAACCAGCTGCCGTTCCGGAGTCCGCTCGACGATGGCTCGCACGAAGGATTGGATCTCCTCGTCGGTAAGGGCAAGGCCGTCGCGTTTGTGCAGGATCACGTCAATGGGATGTATCTGGCTCATAAGTGTCGTCAATCCCCGCTCTCGTTGAGAATAAAGGCATGAGGAAGCAGCTCGGCGACGGTTGAGCGGGTTAGTGTGCCGTCGGCGTCAGGGAAGTAGACCTCGGTCTGCGATGAACTGAACTCATGGATCGTCTGACGGCAGCCGCCACAGGGCTGACTTGCTGTGTCGTTGAGGTTGACGATGACGACTGCACGGATTTTGATGTCCGATCCATAGAGTGCAACTGCACTCGAAATGGCCGACTGCTCGGCGCAGGTTGTAAGCCGGTACGAGGCGTTTTCGACGTTGCAGCCAATAGCCACATTTCCATCTTTGAGCAAAATTGCTGCTCCCACGCGGAACTGACTGTACGGGGCATAGGCGTTGGCGGCCGCAGCCAGCGCGCGCGTGCGGAGGTCGTCGACCTGTGCTTGGGAGATGCCGGTGTCTGTGTCTTTTTGAGACATGATGAAGAGGCTATCGGGTGCGCCCCGTGAAAGGCAAGTGCTTCCGTCCTCACGCTTTGGCTCTTTCTTCCGATAGAGCAGATGTGGACGACTTGACTAAAGAGTTTATCGCAGAGAGTCAGGAAGGGCTGGATCGCATGGAGCGATGCCTGACCGACCTGGAGACGAGGCCACAGGACAGCGCACCTTTAGTGGGGGAGATCTTCCGTGCCGTCCATACGATCAAGGGAACCACGGGCTTTCTCGGGTTTTCACGGCTTGAAAAGCTGGCACACGCAGGCGAGCATCTGCTCGGTTCATTACGAGAGGGACGGCTGGCCGTTACCGAAGACCTTATAAGCGGACTGCTCCGGTTGCTCGATGGGCTCAGGGCAATCCTGGCCCTGATCGAGGAAACGGGTAGCGAAGGCACACGGGCCAGCGATGAAGACAGTTTCCTAATCGCGGAGCTTGCTGCTTTGAACGATGAAGTTCCAGAGCTTGCCAGTGTCGCACCGGTCGTTGCAATAAAAGCCAGTGAAGACACTTTGCCTTCAGGGCAGGCCGCAAACCCCACACCAACGATGCCGACGGGGAGTGGAGCAGCAAACAACGACAAAACTCTGCGCATCGATGTCGATGTGCTGAACCGCATGATGAACCTGGTTGGTGAACTGGTGCTGACACGCAACCAGATGCTCCAGAGTGGAGTCGAATCGACAAGCTTTCCGGAGCTTGCGCGACGGCTCGACAGCGTAACGGCTGATCTTCGCGAGACCGTGATGCAGGCCCGTATGCAGCCAGTCGGCAACCTCTTCGGGAAATTTCCGCGGATGGTCCGCGATCTCGCGCGTACATGCGGACGCGAGGTGCGTATCGAATTCTTCGGCCAGGAGACGGGCCTCGACAAGAGCCTGCTCGAAGCCATCAAAGACCCGCTGACCCACGCAGTAAGAAACTCGGTCGATCACGGAATTGAATCTCCCACAGACCGTGTGCTTGCCGGGAAACCGGCAGAGGGCTGCGTCATCCTGAAAGCCTTCCATCAGGGCGGGTCGGTCGTGATTGAAGTCTCCGACGATGGTGGTGGAATCGCCATGGAGCGTGTGCTTGCGAAGGCGGTCGAACGCGGTCTGGTGACTACAGAACAGGCTGCTGAGATGAGCGAGCGTGAGGCGTTGCAACTCATATTCCTGCCTGGGTTCTCCACTGCGTCAGCCGTCACCACCGTCTCCGGACGTGGCGTTGGCATGGATGTTGTGAGGGCAAATGTCGAGAAGGTGGGCGGGAGCGTCGAGCTTGAATCCAAGGTCGGCATCGGTACAACGCTGCGCTTGCGCGTGCCCCTGACCCTGGCGATTGTTCCAGCCCTGGTGGTCCGCAGCGGAGGCCAGAGCTTCGCGTTACCGCAGACAACGTTGATGGAGCTGGTCTATATCCCGACTCGGGACGTCGCGCAATCCGTTGAGCGCGTTGGCGCTGCAGAGGTCTTTCGCCTGCGCGAGAGGCTGCTCCCCATGGTGTGGCTCGACCGCCTGCTCGGCTTGAAGAATGCTTCCGACAGCCACGGCTTTTATATGGCGGTACTCGAAGCGGAGGGTTGTCGCTATGGCCTGGTTGTCGACGATCTGCTTGCGCCGGAGGAGATCGTCGTGAAGCCTCTCTCCGCTGTGCTTCGTGAGATAGGTCTCTTCTCGGGCGCAACCGTGCTGGGCAATGGAACGCTGGCGCTGATTCTGGATATTGCAGCAGTCGCGGCACGTGCCGGAGTCAAACCGGTTATAGAAGAAGAGGAGACGCAGACCGTCGAGATCAAGCACGATAACGAAGAGTCGTTCCTGGTCTTTGAAGACAGAGCACGCGAGCGGACTGCGTTGCCGCTTGAGATGGTCGAGCGCATTGAGAGCGTCGCTCTGGGACAGATCGAGTATGCCGGCGGGCGCGCACTTCTACAGTATCGCGGCGAATTGCTGCCGCTTCGCGATGATGGCGGTGTCCTTGATGAGATGCACATATCCGGTGCGCAAGATGAACATGCCTCCGCAACAATTCTCATCTGTGGCGATGCCGGCTCCAGGGCAGCACAGCGTATGGGCATTGTTGTCAGGCGCGTGCTTGATGTCTCAGATGGCACACTGCTCGATCGAGACTCCGCCTCGGCAGACACCGAGCTGGCACTCGTTAAAGACAGACTGACGGCGATCTTTCGCGGCTTTGGCGGAGACAAGCATGGATGGAAGGAGGTTGCATGAAGGTTGTGGCTCAGCAGACCGATAGCATTCATGACGACGGCAATAGCAGCTCGCTGTGTTCAATGTACGCCGGGGATGAAAGCTTTGGCATTGACACCAGCAAGATTCGCGAGGTGTTGGGCAAGCGAGAACTGGAACGCGTTCCCATGGCTCCGGCCTTCGTTGCCGGTGTGGTTCCCTATCGCGGAGATGTGTTAACTGCAGTCAGCTTCCGCGCCCTGCTT
This region of Acidobacteriota bacterium genomic DNA includes:
- the cdd gene encoding cytidine deaminase; the encoded protein is MSQKDTDTGISQAQVDDLRTRALAAAANAYAPYSQFRVGAAILLKDGNVAIGCNVENASYRLTTCAEQSAISSAVALYGSDIKIRAVVIVNLNDTASQPCGGCRQTIHEFSSSQTEVYFPDADGTLTRSTVAELLPHAFILNESGD
- a CDS encoding chemotaxis protein CheA, which translates into the protein MDDLTKEFIAESQEGLDRMERCLTDLETRPQDSAPLVGEIFRAVHTIKGTTGFLGFSRLEKLAHAGEHLLGSLREGRLAVTEDLISGLLRLLDGLRAILALIEETGSEGTRASDEDSFLIAELAALNDEVPELASVAPVVAIKASEDTLPSGQAANPTPTMPTGSGAANNDKTLRIDVDVLNRMMNLVGELVLTRNQMLQSGVESTSFPELARRLDSVTADLRETVMQARMQPVGNLFGKFPRMVRDLARTCGREVRIEFFGQETGLDKSLLEAIKDPLTHAVRNSVDHGIESPTDRVLAGKPAEGCVILKAFHQGGSVVIEVSDDGGGIAMERVLAKAVERGLVTTEQAAEMSEREALQLIFLPGFSTASAVTTVSGRGVGMDVVRANVEKVGGSVELESKVGIGTTLRLRVPLTLAIVPALVVRSGGQSFALPQTTLMELVYIPTRDVAQSVERVGAAEVFRLRERLLPMVWLDRLLGLKNASDSHGFYMAVLEAEGCRYGLVVDDLLAPEEIVVKPLSAVLREIGLFSGATVLGNGTLALILDIAAVAARAGVKPVIEEEETQTVEIKHDNEESFLVFEDRARERTALPLEMVERIESVALGQIEYAGGRALLQYRGELLPLRDDGGVLDEMHISGAQDEHASATILICGDAGSRAAQRMGIVVRRVLDVSDGTLLDRDSASADTELALVKDRLTAIFRGFGGDKHGWKEVA